The genomic stretch TTCTTTTTTCTTCATTTCTTCTTTCGCCAGTCGACCCCCGCCATGCAGCCCCTGCCCGCCCCGATCCGCGATTTCATCATCGGCCACCATGTGCTCAGCCTCGCCACCTGTGGTGACGACGGCCCGTGGGCCGCCAGTTGCTTCTATGCGTTCGACGAGCCGGGCGCCGCGCTGCTGATCCTGAGCAGCAGCGATACCCGGCACGGCAGGCACATGCTCGACCGGCCGCAGGTGGCAGGCACCATCAGCGGCCAGCCGGAGGCGTTGCGCGACATCCGCGGCCTGCAGTTCACCGCCCATGCCACCCTGCTCGACCAGATCGAGCGCAGCGTAGCGCTGCAGCTGTACTGCGAGCGCCACCCGCTGGCCAGACTGCACGCCTCGCAGATCTGGCAACTGGCGCTCGATCAGCTCAAGTTCACCGACAACCGGCGCCTGTTCGGCCACAAGACCCGCTGGGCGCGTCGCGACGACGGCAGCGTCATGGCGTGAAGTACTGCCGGCGCTGGTGCTGTTCCTGGTGCATCGGGAACATGGCCGCGTAGAACTCGGTCCAGCCCCCCATCCGCACCCGCACCAGGTTGTAGCGTTCCGGGTCCTGTGCTGCCGCCTGGCAGGTGGCAAGGTCGGTGCAGGTCAGCGTAATCAGATTGGAGCCGGTCTCGCCGCGCGCGTAGGCCTTGACGAAGCGTTTCAGGTCTTCCAGCGGGAAGTTCTCCGGAATGTTCATGTCCACCGGCGACGCATTGGACAAGCCGTATTCGATTGCGTCGACGCGCCAGCTCTGCAGCGCCTGATAGATATTGCGGAACGCCGGTGCCGGTGGCAGGTCCTGCGGCGACGGTGTCGGCGACAGATCGGACGCGATCGGCATGCCGTTGCGGCGGCCATCGGCCGATGCCCCGCAATCGAGTCCGTCGCCGACATAGCCCTCGAAGGTGCCGATACCCGGCGTCGCCACAAACTCGATCGACCCGAAGCTGGCGGCAATCGTATCGAGTGCCGGTTTCAGCACCGGGTGCGGACCACGCAGCGTGTCGACGCACAGCGTCACCAGCCGGTCCATGAACCATTCACCGAGCGCATCGACCTCGGCGTGGCCGCTGCCCCACTTCGGCAGTTGCAGGGCAATATCGCGCCATTCCCGATAGCGCTTCGCCTGTTCGGCCAGCTCGGCCTGGCCCATCAGCGTGTTCTGGTACGGCCCGATCATCGCGTAGCCCCAGTCGTTGATCAGACAGTCGAGCAGTTCGGGCAGCGAGGTGATTGCACTGGCCGGATCGAACACCAGTTTCTTGATCGCAAACAGCGCGTCGATGGTGTTCGATACGCCGGCACACAACGGCGCAGTCATGTGGAAGCGCGCACCGCCAGCCGCCGCAGGCGCGCGGCCACGTCACATCACCGCCGGTATCCCGCAGCTTCGGCGAGCCGTTCAGCACCTCGCGCCGGACCGGAATGCGACGATCGTGCCAGTGTCCCCACAAGGCGGGCGAGAACGCCGCAACCAGTCCGCCTGCGCCG from Microvirgula aerodenitrificans DSM 15089 encodes the following:
- a CDS encoding pyridoxamine 5'-phosphate oxidase family protein, translated to MQPLPAPIRDFIIGHHVLSLATCGDDGPWAASCFYAFDEPGAALLILSSSDTRHGRHMLDRPQVAGTISGQPEALRDIRGLQFTAHATLLDQIERSVALQLYCERHPLARLHASQIWQLALDQLKFTDNRRLFGHKTRWARRDDGSVMA
- a CDS encoding pyruvate formate lyase family protein codes for the protein MTAPLCAGVSNTIDALFAIKKLVFDPASAITSLPELLDCLINDWGYAMIGPYQNTLMGQAELAEQAKRYREWRDIALQLPKWGSGHAEVDALGEWFMDRLVTLCVDTLRGPHPVLKPALDTIAASFGSIEFVATPGIGTFEGYVGDGLDCGASADGRRNGMPIASDLSPTPSPQDLPPAPAFRNIYQALQSWRVDAIEYGLSNASPVDMNIPENFPLEDLKRFVKAYARGETGSNLITLTCTDLATCQAAAQDPERYNLVRVRMGGWTEFYAAMFPMHQEQHQRRQYFTP